One genomic segment of Brassica napus cultivar Da-Ae chromosome A3, Da-Ae, whole genome shotgun sequence includes these proteins:
- the LOC106384650 gene encoding protein SPEAR3-like, whose product MGSSFFGRPKMGGSSSSSPTSSSPAKRGKNKNGSDKPKQPQRGLGVAQLEKIRLHGELNCNSFNTYPSYHPSTFSPQDDVRSQGEYPSIPYSSSSVHYGIHPNMMMNASNDQYERTTTRYIDAQPYIAPSWNPNYGILESQHFVEPNTTRHFLHEDPRNNSFGSDIENFQTSDATEPDLELRLSL is encoded by the exons ATGGGTAGTAGTTTCTTTGGGAGACCAAAAATGGGTGGATCTTCGTCTTCATCACCAACATCGTCTTCTCCGGCAAAGAGAGGGAAGAACAAGAATGGTTCTGACAAGCCTAAGCAGCCGCAGAGAGGTCTGGGCGTGGCACAGTTGGAGAAGATTAGATTACACGGCGAACTTAATTGCAACAGTTTCAATACTTACCCTTCTTATCATCCCTCAACTTTCAGTCCTCAG GATGATGTGAGAAGTCAAGGAGAATATCCATCTATACCATATTCATCGTCGTCGGTTCATTATGGCATTCATCCAAACATGATG ATGAATGCAAGTAATGATCAATATGAGAGAACAACCACAAGATACATAGATGCTCAGCCTTACATAGCACCAAG TTGGAACCCGAACTACGGTATCTTGGAAAGCCAACATTTTGTGGAACCAAACACAACCAGACACTTCTTACATGAG GATCCGAGAAATAACTCGTTCGGATCGGATATTGAGAACTTCCAGACGAGTGACGCAACTGAGCCAGATTTGGAGCTGAGATTATCACTTTGA
- the LOC106389785 gene encoding casein kinase 1-like protein 3 has protein sequence MERIIGGKYKLGRKIGGGSFGEIYLATHVDSFEIVAVKIENSKTKHPQLLYEAKLYRVLEGGSGIPRIKWFGVDGTENALVMDLLGPSLEDLFVYCGRKFSPKTVLLLADQMLTRIEYVHSKGYLHRDIKPDNFLMGLGRKANQVYLIDFGLAKRYRDANTNRHIPYRENKNLTGTARYASCNTHLGIEQSRRDDLESLGYVLLYFLRGSLPWQGLKAIDKKQKYDKICEKKISTPIEVLCKGHPVEFASYFHYCHTLTFDQRPDYGFLKRLFRDLFSREGYEMDYIFDWTIIKYQQAQKTRNQSQAVPGSSNTRATPMDTSNHRGGPNIPYEADVSERVRSGKAIGPSPQINNNPATGRTLGFDQPVHKNVNMPSTSLSPAGTSKRNVGQSGFPPETSNAGYESGKRTGGWTSSFMSPDK, from the exons ATGGAACGCATCATCGGCGGCAAGTACAAGCTCGGACGCAAGATCGGCGGCGGCTCCTTCGGAGAGATTTATCTAG CTACTCACGTCGATTCGTTCGAGATCGTAGCGGTTAAGATC GAGAATAGCAAGACGAAGCATCCTCAGCTTCTTTACGAAGCCAAGCTATACAGAGTTCTCGAAGGAGGAA GTGGGATTCCGCGGATTAAGTGGTTTGGTGTTGATGGGACGGAGAATGCTTTAGTGATGGATTTGCTTGGACCAAGTCTTGAGGATTTGTTTGTGTATTGTGGGAGGAAGTTTTCTCCCAAGACTGTGTTGCTCTTGGCTGACCAAATG CTAACGAGGATAGAGTATGTACACTCCAAAGGATATCTGCATAGAGATATCAAACCTGATAACTTCCTCATGGGCTTAGGGAGGAAAGCTAATCAG GTTTATCTAATTGACTTTGGACTTGCCAAGAGATATCGTGATGCCAACACCAACCGTCACATCCCTTACAG GGAGAACAAGAATTTAACAGGGACTGCACGGTATGCAAGTTGCAATACTCATCTTGGAATTG AGCAGAGTCGACGGGATGATCTAGAATCTCTTGGATATGTGCTTCTGTATTTCTTGAGAGGAAG TCTTCCATGGCAGGGTCTTAAGGCTATTGACAAGAAGCAAAAGTATGACAAAATTTGCGAGAAGAAGATCTCAACTCCTATTGAG GTTCTATGCAAAGGTCACCCTGTGGAGTTTGCTTCATATTTCCATTACTGCCACACGCTGACATTTGATCAGCGCCCTGATTATGGATTCTTGAAGCGGCTTTTTCGTGATTTATTCTCACGGGAAG GATATGAAATGGACTATATATTTGACTGGACTATAATAAAGTATCAACAAGCACAGAAAACTAGAAATCAGTCTCAG GCAGTTCCTGGGTCTAGCAATACTCGTGCGACGCCAATGGACACAAGCAATCATCGAG GGGGACCAAATATTCCTTATGAAGCCGACGTCTCTGAGCGTGTCAGATCGGGTAAGGCCATTGGTCCAAGCCCACAGATAAATAACAATCCTGCTACAGGGAGGACTCTGGGTTTTGATCAGCCCGTCCACAAGAAT GTGAACATGCCATCCACTTCACTATCTCCTGCGGGTACCTCAAAAAGAAACGTCGGACAATCAGGTTTCCCTCCGGAAACCTCAAATGCTGGGTATGAAAGCGGGAAAAGAACCGGAGGCTGGACTTCATCATTCATGTCTCCAGACAAATGa
- the LOC106386700 gene encoding E3 ubiquitin-protein ligase ATL42, with protein sequence MYLIFFFILTTIHSYYYVSAQPPPPPLTNGDLVANFEPSLAVVTVVLAIMFSLTFFLLVYAKCCHIDLRSRTGEGRRQDRRIIQGIFVNRSANSSDRFSGLDKTVIESLPLFRFSALKGSKQGLDCSVCLSKFESVEILRLLPKCRHAFHIGCIDQWLEEHATCPLCRDRVSIEEEYSVYGNSFRFLNQSEVREDSSLELYIEREQEEEEVGGSSRFSIGDSFRKILKLGHKEKPLLDQHGNDKDERKLMHKFNHRIIVSDVVFKNRWSNVSSSDLMFLNSEMVSSISSERFLSMDRVKRGDEEDGRGSLQVKEDTEAKRMLENKLTSMKTMLLSENGESGSKSRSVMVETGRRSVSEITAVPRLGIAVHGDYSGSTAATALETERRRRLWLPIARNTAQWFANRELRRQINTTHLHLDV encoded by the coding sequence ATGTATCTAATCTTTTTCTTCATTCTGACAACCATCCACAGCTATTACTATGTCTCTGctcagcctcctcctcctccgctcACAAACGGCGACCTCGTCGCCAACTTTGAGCCGAGTTTGGCCGTCGTCACAGTAGTTCTCGCCATCATGTTCTCGCTCACTTTCTTCCTCCTCGTCTACGCTAAGTGCTGCCACATCGATCTCCGGTCAAGAACCGGCGAGGGAAGACGGCAAGATCGCCGGATCATACAAGGAATATTCGTTAACCGGTCAGCTAACTCGTCGGACCGGTTCTCCGGTTTAGACAAAACAGTAATCGAGTCACTTCCTCTGTTTAGATTCTCAGCTTTGAAAGGATCAAAACAAGGGCTTGACTGTTCTGTTTGCTTGTCTAAGTTCGAAAGTGTCGAGATTCTGAGATTGTTGCCTAAATGTCGTCACGCTTTCCACATCGGGTGCATCGATCAGTGGCTTGAGGAGCACGCGACGTGCCCTCTCTGCAGAGACAGAGTCTCGATAGAAGAAGAGTACTCTGTTTATGGAAACAGCTTCCGGTTCTTGAATCAGTCTGAGGTGAGAGAAGATTCGAGCTTGGAGCTTTACATCGaaagagaacaagaagaagaagaagttggtgGGTCATCGAGATTCAGCATCGGAGATAGCTTCCGGAAGATTCTTAAATTAGGTCACAAAGAGAAACCCTTACTTGATCAACACGGAAATGATAAAGACGAGAGGAAGCTGATGCATAAGTTCAATCATAGGATCATTGTGTCTGATGTTGTGTTCAAGAATCGTTGGAGCAATGTGAGTTCGTCGGATTTGATGTTTTTGAATTCAGAGATGGTTAGTTCGATTTCAAGCGAGAGGTTCTTATCGATGGATCGAGTTAAGAGAGGTGATGAAGAGGATGGAAGAGGTAGCTTGCAAGTCAAGGAAGATACGGAAGCCAAGAGAATGTTGGAGAACAAGTTGACTTCGATGAAAACTATGTTGTTGTCGGAAAATGGAGAGTCTGGTTCGAAATCAAGAAGCGTAATGGTCGAGACAGGAAGAAGATCGGTCTCTGAGATCACTGCAGTTCCTAGACTCGGTATTGCGGTTCATGGAGATTATAGCGGTTCAACCGCAGCGACTGCGTTAGAAACGGAGAGAAGACGGCGTTTGTGGCTGCCGATCGCTAGAAACACAGCACAATGGTTTGCTAATAGAGAATTAAGAAGGCAAATTAACACAACACACCTACACTTagatgtttag
- the LOC106389786 gene encoding AFP homolog 2-like — MDDDNGLELSLGLSCGGGKAKGTHNTGTSSENLEGGGDRSAKVIDDFKNFLHPTTSQRPAAAEQSSEPPPPPQNFFNDLSKAPTADGEASTKPLWVEDEVVKEAGSSKRKEEARVDLHEKKKKTKASHVSNATDEGSTADNEDVAESEAGGAGGGSSSSLAKDVVAGRPAADMDNLAGQRKNTEEFTANRNMSYTVPFAGLPYSLPPKESGQHAAATSLTQPTANAGNLPIMFGYSPVQLPMLDKDGIVAVSQSPFAGRGPSNSATAKGEGKQPVAEEGSSEDASERPAGDNNNNNISTAFSFDFSAIKPGMAADVKFGGSGARPNLPWVSTTGSGPHGRTISGVTYRYNANQIKIVCACHGSHMSPEEFVRHASEEYVSPESSVGMSAASAHT, encoded by the exons ATGGATGATGATAATGGGCTTGAGCTCAGCTTGGGTCTCTCATGTGGTGGAGGCAAAGCTAAAGGTACTCACAATACTGGAACCTCCTCTGAGAATCTAGAAGGAGGAGGTGATAGAAGCGCTAAAGTGATTGATGACTTTAAGAACTTCCTTCATCCAACAACTTCTCAAAGACCAGCAGCAGCAGAGCAGAGTTCtgaacctcctcctcctccgcagAATTTCTTCAACGACCTCTCCAAAGCTCCCACCGCCGACGGTGAAGCTTCCACGAAGCCTTTGTGGGTGGAGGATGAGGTAGTGAAAGAAGCAGGAAGCAGTAAAAGAAAGGAGGAGGCACGTGTTGATCTgcacgagaagaagaagaagacaaaggcgTCCCATGTTTCGAACGCGACTGATGAAGGATCAACTGCTGATAACGAAGATGTTGCGGAGTCTGAAGCAGGTGGTGCTGGTGGTGGTTCTTCTTCCAGCCTCGCTAAGGATGTGGTGGCGGGTCGTCCAGCCGCTGATATGGATAACTTAGCTGGTCAAAGAAAGAACACTGAAGAGTTTACTGCTAACCGCAACATGAGTTACACTGTACCTTTCGCTGGTTTACCTTACTCCTTACCACCGAAAGAGTCTGGACAACATGCTGCAGCTACAAGTCTGACGCAGCCTACTGCTAATGCTGGGAATCTCCCAATCATGTTCGGATACTCACCGGTTCAGCTCCCTATGCTTGACAAGGATGGGATCGTCGCAGTTTCTCAGTCTCCATTTGCTGGAAGAGGTCCATCAAACTCAG CTACCGCGAAAGGCGAGGGAAAGCAACCTGTTGCAGAGGAAGGCTCATCAGAGGATGCATCAGAACGACCAGCtggagacaacaacaacaacaacattagTACAGCTTTCTCTTTCGACTTTTCCGCCATAAAACCAGGAATGGCAGCTGATGTGAAGTTTGGAGGATCTGGTGCGCGTCCCAACCTGCCTTGGGTCTCAACGACAGGCTCAGGCCCTCACGGTCGGACAATCTCCGGTGTCACATACAGGTACAACGCGAACCAGATCAAGATTGTATGCGCTTGCCACGGTTCTCACATGTCGCCTGAGGAGTTTGTGAGGCATGCAAGCGAGGAGTATGTTAGCCCTGAGTCATCCGTGGGAATGTCGGCTGCCTCGGCTCATACCTGA
- the LOC106384652 gene encoding protein HEAT-INDUCED TAS1 TARGET 4-like: MLAPSLLLTRFLLQLGRHIFLTPQKMSDQGPLPMPLGGNFTVPKHVSDFFASVEKLIPGHILGMIISSKPDNDRVTVVSCKETSYARWRKHTVMPGFLNDKNWKKYMGLMRDQGGHNTCWAVVTAELISAIRFILKYDTKFTEYSAQYLVDYADPAKALANYEQERHYCYTHSVAKGLDFILDGGIPTEAHWKYEGCRKPRAYRPPKDDPHVHIADEMLYHLQFHPIGASLALFLPDYSTIKKGVYRGPTSIDSVYKCPHAVSIYAIEVVDGETIALVKSTHGTELGDKGYFRVSLDTMLVEVPHKGKTANRDFARPCRLLSRFCFPKLPPLQV; the protein is encoded by the exons ATGCTTGCTCCAAGTCTACTTCTAACCCGTTTTCTTCTACAACTTGGCAGGCACATCTTTCTGACCCCCCAAAAAATGAGTGACCAAGGTCCACTTCCAATGCCTCTTGGC GGAAACTTCACTGTACCTAAACATGTCTCTGACTTCTTTGCGAGTGTAGAGAAGCTTATTCCTGGTCACATCTTGGGAATGATCATATCATCTAAACCAGATAATGATCGTGTCACGGTTGTCAGCTGCAAAGAAACTTCATACGCTAGGTGGAGAAAGCACACG GTTATGCCAGGCTTTCTAAATGATAAAAACTGGAAAAAGTACATGGGTCTGATGAGAGATCAAGGAGGCCATA aCACTTGTTGGGCTGTTGTAACTGCAGAGTTGATCAGTGCCATAAGATTCATTCTGAAGTATGATACAAAGTTCACTGAGTACTCTGCTCAGTACTTGGTGGATTATGCTGACCCAGCAAAGGCATTAGCGAACTACGAGCAAGAAAGGCATTACTGCTACACTCACTCTGTAGCTAAAGGCTTAGATTTTATACTGGATGGAGGAATACCAACAGAAGCACATTGGAAATACGAGGGTTGTAGGAAACCGCGAGCTTACCGTCCACCGAAGGATGATCCTCATGTTCACATTGCTGATGAGATGTTATATCACCTGCAATTTCATCCCATTGGAGCATCTTTGGCTCTATTCCTACCGGATTACTCCACTATCAAAAAG GGAGTGTACAGAGGACCTACATCCATAGATTCAGTGTATAAATGTCCTCATGCGGTCTCCATATATGCCATCGAAGTTGTAGACGGAGAAACCATTGCGCTTGTGAAATCTACTCACGGCACAGAACTAGGGGATAAAGGTTATTTCAGAGTATCTTTAGATACCATGCTAGTTGAGGTGCCACACAAGGGAAAAACTGCTAATCGCGATTTTGCACGACCATGCCGTTTGCTTTCTCGCTTTTGTTTCCCGAAACTTCCACCTCTACAAGTTTGA
- the LOC106389789 gene encoding UPF0725 protein At4g28920 — MTEIAILLPKIRDEPPQQRKRKLESPGSAVATPPIQSFPKVDYDHNPWDDDEVDSVIEKEYHRQFVESDGFDVDHFYLPYGGGQVPHIMENKYDYPYDVGLFSRLGLHCYNLEKGTSLKLAAINKYNDKLRFTRCLCYHITLEAIDTSNNSLCNFQTCVFKDFLPEQASFLAQTEISRLKVPSGPRPPTYGGPDRRWKDDAVDDSYKGKMPKWFTNDEMAAISTKGQFYELQESDLQGNEWLHMYAEFAFHSKWIAHASDLRPFLPLEIKKVTIQTKEESQPCMKLKANNAIFYIIFKGNGDPSGAPVEYQAVVRKTMDGIPGHICLEVDCLAYKSS, encoded by the exons ATGACTGAGATTGCGATCTTGCTTCCGAAGATCAGAGATGAACCGCCGCAGCAGCGTAAACGGAAATTGGAATCTCCAGGAAGCGCAGTCGCTACTCCTCCGATACAGAGTTTCCCCAAGGTTGATTACGATCACAATCCATGGGATGACGATGAGGTTGATTCTGTGATCGAGAAGGAGTACCACCGTCAATTTGTAGAGTCCGAT GGTTTCGATGTGGATCACTTCTATCTTCCGTATGGTGGAGGACAAGTTCCTCACATCATGGAAAACAAATATGATTATCCCTATGACGTGGGCTTGTTTAGTAGACTTGGACTTCATTGTTACAATCTTGAGAAG GGAACAAGCCTCAAATTGGCTGCTATAAACAAATACAACGATAAGCTGAGGTTTACTCGGTGCCTCTGTTACCACATAACGTTGGAGGCCATTGACACATCCAACAACTCTCTTTGCAATTTTCAGACGTGTGTTTTCAAAGATTTCCTTCCGGAGCAGGCATCCTTTCTGGCACAGACCGAAATTTCCAGACTAAAAG TTCCTAGTGGCCCTCGACCTCCTACTTATGGTGGGCCTGATAGAAGATGGAAGGACGATGCAGTAGATGATTCTTACAAAGGTAAAATGCCCAAGTGGTTCACCAATGATGAGATGGCTGCAATTAGCACCAAGGGGCAGTTTTATGAG TTGCAAGAATCAGACTTGCAAGGAAATGAGTGGCTTCATATGTATGCTGAGTTTGCTTTCCACTCTAAGTGGATTGCACATGCG AGCGACCTGAGGCCATTTCTACCACTGGAAATCAAGAAGGTAACTATACAAACCAAGGAAGAGTCGCAGCCATGCATGAAGCTCAAGGCCAACAATGCCATCTTCTACATTATCTTCAAAGGCAATGGCGATCCGAGTGGTGCCCCTGTGGAGTACCAAGCGGTTGTAAGGAAAACCATGGATGGTATTCCTGGACACATTTGCTTGGAAGTCGACTGCTTGGCCTACAAATCCAGTTGA